One window of Trichomycterus rosablanca isolate fTriRos1 chromosome 2, fTriRos1.hap1, whole genome shotgun sequence genomic DNA carries:
- the apoa4a gene encoding apolipoprotein A-IV a, producing the protein MKVFMILAIAVFSGCHANVIRQDQAQPSMEMVKDAFWDYVAKATLTTEDILQKIKESEMGHEVNTRISESADAVSQYAVSVRGQVSPLTKELLTNVSQQAEQLKARLQQDLSSVKSELDPYIEELNSEIQQQVEQLKRDVAPYTDSLQSEDMTATLVQKNEELRMNLQKSMSKLQAQLEPQAEEVKQKLEQHLQDFQKSLAPFVPSSEEVHQKLDPFAHDLKTQLTALWESFTKNTQ; encoded by the exons ATGAAGGTCTTCATGATTTTAGCCATTGCCGTCTTTTCAG GCTGCCATGCCAATGTGATAAGGCAGGACCAGGCTCAGCCCAGTATGGAGATGGTAAAGGATGCATTCTGGGATTATGTAGCCAAAGCAACTCTaacaactgaagacattctGCAGAAGATCAAGGAATCTGAAATGGGACATGAAGTCAA TACCAGGATCTCTGAAAGCGCAGACGCTGTCAGCCAGTACGCAGTGTCCGTTCGTGGGCAAGTGTCTCCCCTGACCAAGGAGCTCCTGACCAACGTTTCGCAGCAGGCCGAGCAGCTGAAGGCGCGTCTGCAGCAGGACCTGAGCTCCGTGAAGTCTGAGCTCGATCCGTACATCGAGGAGCTAAATTCGGAGATCCAGCAGCAGGTGGAACAGCTCAAAAGGGACGTGGCTCCGTACACCGACTCTCTGCAGTCCGAAGATATGACGGCCACTCTGGTCCAGAAGAACGAGGAGCTGAGGATGAACCTGCAGAAGAGCATGAGCAAGCTTCAAGCCCAGCTGGAACCCCAGGCAGAGGAGGTGAAGCAAAAGCTGGAGCAGCATCTGCAGGACTTCCAGAAGAGCTTGGCTCCATTTGTCCCAAGTAGTGAGGAAGTGCACCAGAAGCTGGACCCTTTCGCCCATGACCTGAAGACCCAACTGACTGCACTGTGGGAGTCCTTCACCAAAAATACCCAGTAA
- the LOC134304487 gene encoding apolipoprotein A-I-like: MKGFIVLALIALTGCHANVMWQDQAKLGMETVKDAFWDYVAKATQTTEDMMQKIRESEMGQEINTKISESTDTISQYAVSVRGQMTPMTQELLAQISRETEQLKVRLDQDLSTVKTYLEPHIEELTSEIQKQMEQLKTELAPYTDALQSEALRSTLLQKNEELKMNLEKSMAELQAQLGPQAEEMKQKLEQHLQDFQNNMAPFVQNFQSQLVQGGQEMQQKLDPYAQDLQAQLTSLWEAFEKKMQ, translated from the exons ATGAAGGGGTTTATTGTTCTCGCTCTTATTGCTCTTACTG GCTGCCATGCTAATGTGATGTGGCAGGACCAGGCCAAGCTCGGAATGGAAACTGTGAAAGATGCTTTCTGGGATTACGTAGCCAAGGCAACCCAAACCACCGAAGACATGATGCAGAAGATCCGAGAGTCTGAAATGGGACAAGAAATTAA TACTAAGATCTCTGAAAGCACAGACACCATCAGCCAGTACGCAGTGTCCGTTCGTGGTCAGATGACTCCTATGACTCAGGAGCTGCTGGCCCAGATCTCCCGCGAGACCGAGCAGCTGAAAGTGCGCCTGGACCAGGACCTGAGCACTGTAAAGACCTATCTGGAGCCCCACATCGAGGAGCTGACATCAGAAATCCAGAAGCAGATGGAGCAGCTGAAGACGGAGTTGGCTCCCTACACTGACGCCCTGCAGTCTGAGGCTCTGAGATCCACTCTGCTTCAGAAGAACGAGGAGCTCAAGATGAATCTGGAAAAAAGCATGGCTGAGCTTCAGGCCCAGCTGGGACCCCAAGCTGAGGAGATGAAGCAGAAACTGGAGCAGCACCTGCAGGACTTCCAGAACAACATGGCTCCGTTCGTCCAGAACTTCCAAAGCCAGCTCGTCCAGGGGGGACAGGAAATGCAGCAGAAGCTGGACCCCTACGCTCAAGATCTGCAAGCCCAGCTCACATCTCTGTGGGAGGCATTTGAAAAGAAAATGCAATAA